A single region of the Brassica rapa cultivar Chiifu-401-42 chromosome A03, CAAS_Brap_v3.01, whole genome shotgun sequence genome encodes:
- the LOC103860806 gene encoding uncharacterized protein LOC103860806, giving the protein MGRCRNGEKRLKPYNLGRKMMRMRMRMRNLGSVCAKLGRSGTMMMNRKESTCGGGLKRMMNTERRRRCDSTGGDFEGGLRGALGTGWRTLARCSAFYFGYKFFGEYLRPYDHQYLYECIEEADSDVQTYLERINIAERSLDAVLNLEDKCFGPKH; this is encoded by the exons ATGGGAAGGTGCAGGAATGGAGAGAAGAGATTGAAACCCTATAATCTGGGCAGAAagatgatgaggatgaggatgaggatgcGGAACCTCGGATCTGTATGTGCCAAG CTTGGACGCAGTGGGACGATGATGATGAACAGGAAGGAGTCTACTTGCGGCGGCGGCTTGAAGAGGATGATGAACACGGAG CGAAGGAGGAGATGCGACAGCACTGGAGGAGATTTCGAAGGGGGATTGCGAGGCGCTCTCGGGACTGGATGGAGAACTTTAGCCAGATGCTCTGCCTTTTACTTTGGATACAAATTCT TTGGCGAGTATCTCAGACCTTACGATCACCAATACCTTTATGAATGTATTGAG GAGGCGGATTCTGATGTGCAAACTTACTTGGAACGGATAAATATTGCTGAGCGTTCGCTTGATGCTGTCTTGAACCTAGAAGACAAGTGCTTTGGGCCCAAGCACTGA
- the LOC103860801 gene encoding uncharacterized protein LOC103860801, protein MMNLGLKMMRNLGSGCAKFGRSERWYCVSRREKISFSTPPEVTFSTPPSVVSLLFTSFFGYLCYQTKAASEQERLWDVLSEKRNQIRILSRQDESKRKKVKEAEIKLIEKAATVLSEEIQV, encoded by the exons ATGATGAATTTGgggttgaagatgatgaggaacCTTGGATCTGGGTGTGCGAAG TTTGGACGCAGTGAGAGATGGTATTGTGTTTCGAGACGTGAAAAGATATCCTTCTCCACACCTCCAGAGGTTACCTTCTCGACGCCTCCTTCTGTAGTTAGTCTCCTGTTTACATCCTTCTTCGGGTATCTATGCTACCAAACAAAAG CTGCTTCAGAACAGGAACGTCTCTGGGATGTTCTGTCTGAAAAGAGAAACCAGATTAGGATCCTGTCGCGACAAGACGAGTCAAAGCGTAAGAAAGTAAAAGAGGCAGAAATAAAG CTTATTGAAAAGGCAGCAACCGTGCTTAGTGAAGAAATCCAAGTCTAA
- the LOC103860807 gene encoding ubiquitin-like-specific protease ESD4 isoform X2 yields MGAVAINRKRTEDSLNFNQQSPSQASKKKRRFSFGIVSPDSNKPSSSTISRISRYPDAKAPLRREIHAPSRASLRYALPKPKPNDYSFKRRAFDALRFFTKDKEIIDLGDEEEEEPEIEIEIEIGKEAVCEDSSVEVVEPPSSSMLDSMSLVRQEAASSLEAYKKLLQSAERRNSKLEALGFEILFNEKRLSQLRQSRPKPVDKPLKVPDEPFIPLTEEEEAEVYNAFTGKNRRKVLVTHANSNIDITGEVLQCLTPSAWLNDEVINVYLELLKERETREPKKYLKCHFFNTFFYKKLVSDSGYNYKAVRRWTTQRKLGYALIDCDMIFVPIHRGVHWTLAVINIRDRKFLYLDSLNGVDSKILNALAKYLGDEAKEKSGKDIDVSSWDMEFVEDLPQQQNGYDCGMFMLKYIDFFSRGLGLYFSQEHMPYFRLRTAKEILRLRAD; encoded by the exons ATGGGTGCCGTCGCCATCAATCGCAAGCGCACGGAGGATTCTTTGAACTTCAATCAACAATCCCCATCCCAAGCTTCGAAGAAGAAACGCAGATTCTCCTTCGGAATCGTCTCTCCAGACTCCAACAAGCCGTCTTCTTCCACAATCTCGAGGATCTCGAGGTATCCCGATGCAAAAGCTCCTCTCCGACGAGAGATTCACGCCCCCAGCAGAGCCAGCCTCAGATACGCTTtacccaagcccaagcccaacgATTACTCCTTCAAGAGGAGAGCTTTCGATGCGTTGAGGTTCTTTACGAAGGATAAAGAGATTATCGATTTGggcgatgaagaagaagaagagcctgAGATTGAGATTGAGATTGAGATTGGAAAGGAAGCAGTTTGTGAAGATTCAAGCGTTGAAGTTGTTGAGCCTCCTTCAAGTTCGATGCTTGATTCAATGTCGTTAGTTAGACAAGAGGCTGCTTCGAGTCTTGAAGCCTATAAGAAGCTTTTGCAGAGCGCAGAGAGGAGGAACTCAAAGTTGGAAGCTTTGGGGTTTGAGATTTTGTTCAATGAGAAGAGGTTGTCGCAGCTTCGTCAGTCTCGTCCTAAGCCTGTGGACAAGCCTCTCAAG GTACCTGATGAACCGTTTATACCTCTcacagaggaggaggaggctgaAGTCTACAATGCCTTTACTGGGAAAAATAG AAGGAAAGTCTTGGTTACTCATGCGAATTCAAACATTGATATTACTGGAGAAGTTCTACAATGTCTTACACCATCTGCATGGTTAAACGATGAG GTTATCAATGTCTATCTCGAACTACTCAAAGAACGAGAAACTAGAGAGCCCAAAAAGTATTTGAAGTGTCATTTCTTCAATACCTTTTTCTACAAAaag CTGGTAAGCGACTCTGGTTATAATTATAAAGCTGTTAGGAGATGGACTACGCAGAGAAAGTTGGGATATGCTCTTATTGACTGTGACATG ATATTTGTTCCCATCCACAGGGGTGTGCATTGGACCTTGGCAGTTATTAACATCAGGGATCGCAAGTTCTTGTATCTCGATTCACTAAATGGAGTTGATTCCAAGATTTTGAATGCTCTG GCAAAATATTTGGGCGACGAAGCTAAGGAAAAAAGCGGAAAAGACATTGATGTTAGTTCGTGGGATATGGAATTTGTTGAAGACCTTCCCCAACAACAAAATGG GTATGACTGTGGAATGTTTATGCTTAAGTACATCGACTTTTTCAGTAGAGGGTTGGGTCTATATTTCAGCCAG GAACACATGCCATACTTCCGTCTAAGAACGGCTAAAGAGATTCTGAGACTACGTGCTGACTGA
- the LOC103860810 gene encoding kinesin-like protein KIN-13A isoform X2, whose product MEKHEFCFDAVLGEHVSNDEVYRVTIEPIIPTIFQRTKATCFAYGQTGSGKTFTMKPLPIRAVQDLMRMLNQPVYRDQRLKLWLSYFEIYGGKLYDLLSERKKLCMREDGRQQVCIVGLQEFEVSDIQIVKDYIDKGSASRSTGSTGANEESSRSHAILQLVVKKHVEVKETRRNNNDNNESRGKVVGKISFIDLAGSERGADTTDNDRQTRIEGAEINKSLLALKECIRALDNDQLHIPFRGSKLTEVLRDSFVGNSRTVMISCISPNEGSCEHTLNTLRYADRVKSLSKSGNSKKDQTYNSLPPANKDVSLPSSQLASNDAEDVFEPPQEYNAQETGKRVEKDSSYSTSGIEFKQPTNYPSSYPASFKEERGIPSISMDRGKSDTSNSFGGGSTSQRIQSSSYPQDASDQEEKVKKVSPTRRKVSREEKPERHQNLSRRDSISASDVPATINFRQLNSTTASQNTSDASSRQYETITEPPSPDENISALLEEEEALITAHRKEIEDTMEIVREEMKLLAEVDRPGSMIDNYVTQLNFVLSRKAAGLVSLQARLARFQHRLKEQEILSRKRVPR is encoded by the exons ATGGAAAAACATGAGTTTTGCTTTGATGCTGTTCTGGGTGAGCATGTTTCAAATGACGAG GTGTATCGGGTCACGATAGAGCCAATTATTCCCACGATTTTTCAGAGAACCAAAGCTACCTGTTTTGCTTATGGTCAAACAG GTAGCGGTAAGACATTCACAATGAAACCACTGCCTATACGGGCTGTTCAAGATCTTATGAGGATGTTGAATCAACCAGTATATCGTGATCAGAGGCTTAAGTTGTGGCTCAGTTATTTCGAGATATATGGTGGAAAGCTCTACGATCTTCTCTCCGAAAGAAA GAAACTTTGTATGCGAGAAGATGGTAGACAACAAGTTTGCATTGTTGGCCTGCAAGAGTTTGAAGTTTCGGATATACAAATCGTAAAGGATTATATCGATAAAGGGAGTGCTTCAAGGAGCACAGGATCAACTGGCGCCAATGAGGAATCTTCAAGATCACATGCTATTTTACAGCTTGTTGTCAAAAAGCATGTGGAGGTGAAAGAAACTCGACgaaataataatgataataacGAATCACGAGGGAAAGTTGTGGGGAAGATTTCTTTCATTGATCTTGCTGGCAGTGAAAGAGGTGCAGACACCACAGACAATGACCGCCAGACAAG GATTGAAGGTGCAGAAATCAATAAGAGTCTCTTAGCTCTCAAAGAATGTATCCGCGCGCTGGACAATGACCAGCTACATATTCCATTCCGTGGAAGCAAACTAACTGAAGTGCTCCGTGACTCATTTGTTGGAAACTCAAGAACTGTGATGATTTCTTGCATCTCTCCAAACGAAGGATCATGCGAACATACCCTAAATACATTAAGATACGCCGATCG GGTTAAAAGTCTATCTAAAAGTGGAAATAGCAAGAAGGATCAAACCTATAACTCGTTGCCGCCAGCTAATAAGGATGTGTCTTTGCCTTCTTCTCAACTAGCTTCAAACGATGCAGAAGATGTCTTTGAGCCTCCGCAGGAATATAATGCACAGGAGACAGGGAAAAGGGTAGAGAAAGACAGCAGCTACTCTACTTCGGGTATTGAATTCAAGCAGCCTACAAATTACCCATCTTCATATCCGGCCAGCTTTAAAGAAGAAAGGGGAATACCATCAATATCAATGGACAGAGGAAAATCAGATACGAGCAATTCTTTTGGCGGCGGCTCCACCAGTCAAAGGATTCAGTCATCTTCTTATCCTCAAGACGCTTCAGATCAGGAAGAAAAAGTGAAGAAGGTATCACCGACTCGTAGGAAAGTTTCCCGGGAGGAAAAACCAGAAAGACATCAAAACTTGTCAAGGAGAGATTCCATAAGTGCGTCTGATGTCCCTGCGACGATAAACTTCAGACAGCTCAATAGTACTACCGCCAGTCAGAACACGAGCGATGCTTCTTCAAGGCAATATGAAACAATAACGGAGCCGCCTTCTCCTGATGAAAACATCAGTGCATTGCTTGAG GAGGAAGAGGCCTTAATTACAGCACACAGAAAAGAAATCGAGGATACAATGGAGATTGTTCGCGAG GAAATGAAATTACTAGCGGAGGTGGATCGGCCAGGGAGCATGATTGACAACTATGTGACACAACTGAACTTTGTCTTGTCCCGTAAAGCAGCTGGGCTCGTAAGCCTTCAAGCTCGTCTCGCTAGGTTCCAACACCGTCTGAAAGAGCAAGAGATCCTTAGCCGGAAGAGAGTTCCTCGCTAG
- the LOC103860809 gene encoding probable pectate lyase 4, translated as MASLVLLTFSLLFATFSSPLVDAFNYSNDSTFAAPAPNPIDAFNYSDGNYTLGAALNPIDACWRRDAKWSTNRQALARCAVGFGKGALGGSKGPIYVVTSPADDAGKPKPGTLRFGATQSNPLWITFARDMVIRLRTELEVKSHKTIDGRGVKVDIGNGPCISIKRASNVIIHGITVHDCRLSKGFDGDGIRVFQSRNVWIDHCHLSRCQDGLIDVVTSSTAVTISNNRLINHQKAMLLGHSDNHMADKNMKVTVAFNVFGPGLTERMPRVRRGYAHVANNMYNKWNLYAIGGSADPTIFSESNHFVAPDRKEHKEVTKRMDKSPAAKNWKWSTNKDVFINGAFFTPSGGPGVPPPYAAGERFPVAPGAQVPALTASAGPLRCAPGRAC; from the exons ATGGCTTCTCTCGTGTTATTAACATTTTCACTCCTTTTTGCAACTTTCTCTTCTCCTCTTGTAGATGCTTTTAATTATAGTAATGATTCCACTTTCGCCGCGCCAGCACCAAATCCTATTGATGCTTTTAATTATAGTGATGGTAATTACACCCTCGGGGCAGCACTAAATCCTATTGATGCTTGCTGGCGAAGAGACGCTAAATGGTCGACTAACCGTCAAGCCCTGGCCAGATGCGCGGTAGGGTTCGGCAAAGGCGCGTTAGGGGGCAGCAAAGGGCCTATCTACGTGGTTACAAGCCCAGCAGATGACGCTGGAAAGCCTAAACCCGGAACCTTAAGGTTTGGGGCGACCCAATCTAATCCACTATGGATCACATTCGCACGTGACATGGTCATAAGGTTGAGAACCGAGCTCGAAGTGAAGAGCCACAAGACGATAGACGGGAGAGGAGTAAAAGTTGATATTGGTAACGGACCATGCATTTCGATCAAACGTGCGAGCAATGTCATAATACATGGGATAACTGTCCATGATTGTAGATTGAGCAAAGGGTTTGACGGTGACGGAATCCGCGTGTTTCAATCTAGAAATGTTTGGATCGATCATTGTCACTTATCTCGGTGTCAAGATGGTTTGATCGATGTGGTTACATCTTCTACGGCTGTCACTATTTCTAACAATCGTTTGATAAATCACCAGAaa GCAATGTTGCTCGGACATTCTGACAACCATATGGCTGATAAGAATATGAAAGTTACAGTTGCATTTAATGTATTTGGACCGGGTCTCACTGAGAGAATGCCTAG GGTAAGAAGAGGGTATGCGCATGTAGCAAACAATATGTACAACAAATGGAATCTGTATGCGATTGGAGGAAGTGCTGATCCTACTATCTTTAGTGAATCCAACCACTTCGTCGCTCCTGACAGAAAAGAACACAAAGAG gTGACAAAGAGAATGGATAAAAGTCCTGCCGCAAAAAATTGGAAATGGAGTACGAATAAGGACGTTTTCATCAATGGAGCTTTCTTCACGCCGTCTGGTGGACCGGGCGTTCCGCCGCCGTACGCAGCTGGAGAGCGGTTTCCAGTGGCCCCGGGGGCTCAAGTCCCTGCTCTTACTGCCTCGGCCGGTCCTCTCCGTTGCGCACCCGGCAGGGCTTGCTAA
- the LOC103860807 gene encoding ubiquitin-like-specific protease ESD4 isoform X1 produces MGAVAINRKRTEDSLNFNQQSPSQASKKKRRFSFGIVSPDSNKPSSSTISRISRYPDAKAPLRREIHAPSRASLRYALPKPKPNDYSFKRRAFDALRFFTKDKEIIDLGDEEEEEPEIEIEIEIGKEAVCEDSSVEVVEPPSSSMLDSMSLVRQEAASSLEAYKKLLQSAERRNSKLEALGFEILFNEKRLSQLRQSRPKPVDKPLKKVPDEPFIPLTEEEEAEVYNAFTGKNRRKVLVTHANSNIDITGEVLQCLTPSAWLNDEVINVYLELLKERETREPKKYLKCHFFNTFFYKKLVSDSGYNYKAVRRWTTQRKLGYALIDCDMIFVPIHRGVHWTLAVINIRDRKFLYLDSLNGVDSKILNALAKYLGDEAKEKSGKDIDVSSWDMEFVEDLPQQQNGYDCGMFMLKYIDFFSRGLGLYFSQEHMPYFRLRTAKEILRLRAD; encoded by the exons ATGGGTGCCGTCGCCATCAATCGCAAGCGCACGGAGGATTCTTTGAACTTCAATCAACAATCCCCATCCCAAGCTTCGAAGAAGAAACGCAGATTCTCCTTCGGAATCGTCTCTCCAGACTCCAACAAGCCGTCTTCTTCCACAATCTCGAGGATCTCGAGGTATCCCGATGCAAAAGCTCCTCTCCGACGAGAGATTCACGCCCCCAGCAGAGCCAGCCTCAGATACGCTTtacccaagcccaagcccaacgATTACTCCTTCAAGAGGAGAGCTTTCGATGCGTTGAGGTTCTTTACGAAGGATAAAGAGATTATCGATTTGggcgatgaagaagaagaagagcctgAGATTGAGATTGAGATTGAGATTGGAAAGGAAGCAGTTTGTGAAGATTCAAGCGTTGAAGTTGTTGAGCCTCCTTCAAGTTCGATGCTTGATTCAATGTCGTTAGTTAGACAAGAGGCTGCTTCGAGTCTTGAAGCCTATAAGAAGCTTTTGCAGAGCGCAGAGAGGAGGAACTCAAAGTTGGAAGCTTTGGGGTTTGAGATTTTGTTCAATGAGAAGAGGTTGTCGCAGCTTCGTCAGTCTCGTCCTAAGCCTGTGGACAAGCCTCTCAAG AAGGTACCTGATGAACCGTTTATACCTCTcacagaggaggaggaggctgaAGTCTACAATGCCTTTACTGGGAAAAATAG AAGGAAAGTCTTGGTTACTCATGCGAATTCAAACATTGATATTACTGGAGAAGTTCTACAATGTCTTACACCATCTGCATGGTTAAACGATGAG GTTATCAATGTCTATCTCGAACTACTCAAAGAACGAGAAACTAGAGAGCCCAAAAAGTATTTGAAGTGTCATTTCTTCAATACCTTTTTCTACAAAaag CTGGTAAGCGACTCTGGTTATAATTATAAAGCTGTTAGGAGATGGACTACGCAGAGAAAGTTGGGATATGCTCTTATTGACTGTGACATG ATATTTGTTCCCATCCACAGGGGTGTGCATTGGACCTTGGCAGTTATTAACATCAGGGATCGCAAGTTCTTGTATCTCGATTCACTAAATGGAGTTGATTCCAAGATTTTGAATGCTCTG GCAAAATATTTGGGCGACGAAGCTAAGGAAAAAAGCGGAAAAGACATTGATGTTAGTTCGTGGGATATGGAATTTGTTGAAGACCTTCCCCAACAACAAAATGG GTATGACTGTGGAATGTTTATGCTTAAGTACATCGACTTTTTCAGTAGAGGGTTGGGTCTATATTTCAGCCAG GAACACATGCCATACTTCCGTCTAAGAACGGCTAAAGAGATTCTGAGACTACGTGCTGACTGA
- the LOC103860808 gene encoding 11-beta-hydroxysteroid dehydrogenase-like 3: MDMLHIILNILLPPLTIIFLFLFYPIYLFIKLLNCVRKHLCVENVAGKVVLITGASSGIGEHVAYEYAKKGADLALVARREDRLHIVAETSRKLGSRDVIIIPGDVTKINDCMKFISETISHFGKVDHLINNAGVSQTVLFENFSQIQDANPIMDTNFWGSTNITYYAIPHLRKSKGKIVVIASAAAKIAIPVATIYSASKAALLGFYEALRIELNPDIKVTIVFPGLISTDMTTPEIIKRHGSDFMVSEPVSRCAKAIFQGVCRGEEYVETPSWIKWFFLVKSVCPEVINSIFNYSFLHFIKPYFKRE, encoded by the exons ATGGATATGCTTCACATCATTCTCAATATTCTTCTGCCTCCTCTTACCATCAttttccttttcctcttctaCCCAATCTATCTTTTTATCAAACTTCTAAATTGTGTTCGTAAGCATCTTTGCGTTGAAAATGTCGCTGGAAAAGTAGTTCTCATCACTGGAGCTTCCTCCGGCATCGGAGAG CATGTTGCATATGAGTACGCGAAGAAAGGAGCAGATCTAGCTTTGGTTGCTCGACGAGAGGATCGTTTACATATAGTAGCAGAGACATCACGGAAGTTAGGTTCACGGGACGTTATCATCATACCTGGTGATGTTACTAAGATTAATGATTGCATGAAGTTCATCAGTGAGACGATAAGTCATTTTGGAAAAG TGGACCATTTAATTAATAATGCTGGTGTATCTCAAACTGTTTTGTTTGAGAATTTCTCCCAGATTCAAGACGCTAATCCTATAATG GATACCAACTTCTGGGGCTCAACAAACATCACTTATTATGCAATTCCCCATCTACGAAAAAGTAAAGGAAAAATAGTTGTGATTGCTTCTGCTGCAGCAAAGATAGCTATCCCAGTGGCAACCATCTATTCT GCAAGCAAAGCAGCATTGTTAGGATTTTATGAGGCACTGAGAATTGAACTCAATCCGGATATAAAAGTAACCATTGTTTTTCCTGGACTAATCTCCACGGATATGACAACTCCTGAGATTATAAAAAGA CACGGTTCAGATTTTATGGTATCGGAGCCAGTTAGTAGATGCGCGAAAGCAATTTTCCAAGGTGTTTGTAGAGGAGAAGAATACGTAGAAACACCAAGTTGGATCAAGTGGTTCTTTTTGGTGAAGTCAGTGTGTCCTGAAGTAATCAACTCCATCTTCAACTATTCTTTCCTCCATTTTATCAAACCTTATTTCAAACGTGAATGA